The genomic segment gtttgacacaaaatgatcaaccatgtcatacctacagcctatttttaacaccctcgacagtttgcgggggttcgctaagcgcgtgcttgcactcagagcttatttgaaactggcccctattcattcccaatggaggccggaagccgatacgaaccaggaagtccttaaatgctaacatgaaagactacaatctactacatgcttccgcgttactgaagaactctatttagagccctggttggccCACTCCGTTGGCCCAAGAGGTCTTTGAGTGTAGTTAACCTGGTCGCTTAACCCATACGGCAGAACTAACACCAGCTTTGTAGATGTCTTATTAACATACTGCAAAAAAACGTGTATCTCACCAAAAGCAACATCACAAACACCTTACCACAATGGTTAAATCGGTATTTGTACAAGTTGCTGCATATTACAATTGACCAATACTGTCATTGAAGCAGGAGAGTTGTTTGTCTTTGGGCTCAATAAAAGAATGCGATCTAGTCCCCTCACAGTCTTAGAACTCGGCTTTGTCATTTCAATCCTTAGAATTATTTTTTGTTCACTAGATAGATTTGGGCATTCACCCATGCTTggtgtatttgcttgtgaatgtGATATTCGTCAGTCATCTAAGAGTAAACGGATCAAGAGTACAGGTCAACATTTCCCCTCCAGGAGTTTCCTCCACTCTATCCTTGCGGTGCAAGGCTTGACATCATGACATCTCAATATGATAGCTCTttatttaatatcttgcaaaagcataaCTGAAGTCACAGTCTCATTTGCAATCTGGATTTTGAACGGGGAGAAAGCTCCCCAAAAACGGTCTGTGGTCCTTCACCGCGGGGAAACCATATTGACCTTTCTCACAGTGGCGTCAAACAAGTTCCGTTTTGTATTGAAGCGAAGCTGGCCGATGGTGTTTCCATAGCACAGTGATGTGTGTTTTATGTCCATGCCACCAGAAGCAACTTAACACCTGCATCTAGTGCATTGAATCGAAGGTGTGTTGACATTGCGACTCACGAGAAAATGCCCACATTTTTAACCCACGAAAGGAAAAGCCAGGAGGAAAGGCAAGGCTGAACGAAACTACCAGAGGAGTGTTttcaatactgtatatatatatatatttcttagggcttttgtgccttcatTTTGTGAaaagacagtgaaggagagacaggaaatgagtgggtagagagagacgtggaaggaCTGGCCAATGACCCTAGCCGGAATCACACCCTGGTCAGCAGTGTAGTAactcagtgccctaccattaggccacggtaggaCCCCAGAAGAGTGGTATTGACTTTGAATCCAAAACTCACACAATCAACCCCACATTCTTTCACTGTCCATTTTCTCACACCTACCTACACAAAATGCATGCTCAAGGAGCTGATTTCGTTTTTTAACATGCTTGCCCCGACGTAAAGGCTCTcagtattgtcatagcaatgttgttttaccgttctcctgttctttcaaccgttctctgggtatggcagtgcaaattttacctccatgctagcagttaacattgagtcctatgagaccagctcgtggctaactggtctataggactcaatgttaactgttagcttgaaggtaaaatttgcactgccacaaGTAGAAAACGGTTGAAggtacagaagaacggtaaaaccctattatttaactcacgGTGagctgtaaaataagcttatttccaaaaatgggacaatatcactttaagtaacagattaagacatatacattacaattttggtgacagtaaagttattgcataagtgctgcgctaaggggttaaggaagGGATATCTGTCACAACCCTGTATTCAGACAATGTCTAATGGCCAATCCCACTATGTCCAGCTCATTGTTTCCCAACATCCAGCTCTGCCAAGCTACATCTTGcgccactctccctcttcttAAGTGACATTTAGCTCAAAGGTCGGCCGTTCAGTTCAGGACAGACAGCGTGAAGCAGTTGTTAGCATTTGTGGACTTTATTTTCTTGATATTTATGACCTGCTAGTGAACAAGTCCTCCGGTGTTCCTGGTCCCTGAATTGCCTGTGCATATTTATGTGGATTTGAATTGCATTAAACATGCACACAAGTGAGCAGACATGACCCAAGAAGTCTGTAACGTGATGAACGAACAGCGAAAAACGAACAacgtgagagaaaagagagatgagaaagtAAAGTCAGAAAAGAGTGTATGACTGGAAGACTTCCATCATCCTAATTCTGTCCATTCTTCACCATATCTGGTAGAATGCCCTCCAAACACCCCAGTCTCACCCGACTGTGTTGCCTCAAAagtagagaaacagagaaagagagagagagagagagagagagagagagagagagagagagagagagagagagagagagagagagaaaagatcgCGAGCCACGGCACTGTCAGCCCCGTAAAGCTGAGGGCCAATTACTGCAGGAGGCAGAGACCAGAAACCAGAGCACACGTTGCCAATTACTCTGCAAAGACAGACAAGAGGACATCTTCTCTCCAGAGCCCAGGTGAATCCCACTTACCTGCCAGGgataacaccccaccccacaccaagaCACACCGCCCAGCCAGCCACCACAAAGGAGGAGACCAGACTGCAAAAATTACCCAAAAGCCCCACTTTCCGTTTCTTTCCCTTCTCTGTTCCACAACATAGGCACCAGAATGAGTCACACTTTAATACATACTTTTTAACATATTTTTATTAGAATAACAGagtggaaaaaaataaagtgcAGTCAAGGTTAGTACTACTGTATATAGTACCCTGAGTAAAATAAATACTATATAGAGCATTCTTTCGCCGCAAAAATCGTTCACACATATTGATGCAGTCATTGTACAAAGTTCTTATAAATACCTTGTGAATATGCGAGACAAAACATACGATACACTCTATGTAACAGCCAACAATCAATACATAATAATACATTGATCCATGGACAAGAATCAATTACAATGCAGCAGCTGTCAAAATAATTGTGTAAGGACATGGCATGACATCACATGACTTATTGCACGGTGTCCAAAATACACGTTGCGGACGAAGGGAGTGCTGAGATGATGTTGAGGTGCATTGCAGTGATCTGTCGTCACAGTCCCCACCCACCGCCCTGAGCACTtcacccactccccactcccccccccacccagttCAAGATGTCACCCCCTCAACCCTCCTCGTTCTCTTTAAGCCCTTTCTCAAGTGTTCTCTCAGTGGGAGAGTACTCAGCCCAGTCTCAAGCATCGCTCTTCCCCCAGAGGTAACGCGACACGAGGCCGGCCTCGGCTGCCTTCAGGTGGCCCTTGGCCCAGTGCTGGCacagctccggctccggctccggctccagctcctcctcgtcctccagcAGGGCCTCCATGTAGCAGGAGGTGCCCAGCAGGAGGTGGCCTGTGGTCTGCATCGTAAACAAGGCCCATCTCAAGGCCTCCctgtcaaggagagagagagagaaagagagagagagagagagagagagagagagagagagagagagagagagagagagagagagaaagagagagagagagagagagagagagagagaaaaagagagagcaagagcgagagcgagagagaaaagagggaaaggggagggggaaaaaaaagagagagggtgagataaAAGCGGaggacaaaacacaaaacaacaaggaCGAAAACAGAGCGGGACGGCAAGCAGCTTGGGGTTTAATAATAGTCCCTGACTGTCCTTGTTTCCATTGAGGCATCAGTCCCCTTGTTTTTGCCATCGCCCTCATTTTTTTCCAATATTTTTCCTTCCttgtttctttctccctctctttgtctttgcctGTTAACGTCTTACCAGTGGGATTTTTTTGCAAACCAAAGCCGTAAACACTGTCAGAGTAGGATTTCTGTTGATTCTGCAGAATCTTAATCCTTTCACGTCACCTCTCAGCTCCTGCCTAAAATTGTGAAGCGTTTCAGCACCAGTGACACACGGCTCCAAATTTTAATCCCAAACAGAAAAAATACGCCATCACCACTCATCTGCTTCCCTTAAGGGGTGtacatcacagcctccatgacgatacgattcaatatcgatatcttattattcaatgcgatgccattcgattattttcgatacttaagaatgcctcaccatacgatacaatacgattcgattagactttttccaattacttttccacttgtattatgttatggagctagggcattgggcaggggccagcgattcgatacttaagaatgccccaatgcgatttgattcaatcgtcagattatattgcgatatatcgatacatttcgattctTATTTTACACCCCTATTCCCTCTGGCTTCAAATCTCAACTGGAGTTCTAAAactgtctctctgccttctcgCACTGTGCCTTGTGTAAGCTCATAACGGTGAATCAAATCTGCTGTGAGCCCGTTTCTACACGACTAGGCTGGTGAAGGTTTTTGCAGCCCAAATGTTGAACTCTTGCCCTGATTATGGCACCCTCAATAGCCAGAAACACAGCACAACAGAAGCTCACGTGTCAATATCaaaacaacattacattacatttagctgcagCCTTTATTCAATCCAACTAAGTAATTGCCGGGTATTAGTTACGAAAAGTGCACGCACAcgtgtatcctacagcaagcatgtaCCCGGCCTAAGTGTTTTTACTGTTCCCTGGGCTTACTGTAAGTTCCTAGGTTGTTGGTTGGATCACAGTATGAATGGgctaacaatcacacacacacacacacacacacacccctaacaaATACGGCATTACTCACTTCAATATCCTCTTAGCCTCGTAGCAGCGAATGTTGTAAGACACGGAGTAAATGCCGTACAGAGTGGCGCTCACGTTCAGGCAGCCAATGAACTGCTTTGGGTGGTTCTTGTAGAGGTCAAAGGTGAACTTGGCTACATCTTTCCTGCTGCTGCTAGTTGTGCCACGGCGCACGGGCAGTGTCTGGATTTGATTGGCaggctggacagagagagagagagagagaacgagagagagagagagcgagagagagcgagagagagagagagagagagagatgagtgcacAGGGGTCATTCAATATGAAGGCATCAACACACATGGATAACGAATACAAATGCTTGTTTTCCACTGGGCAAAACAATACGCGGAAGAAAACTCTGTGTCGATTACAACAGTGTCAGCAACAGTGAATAAAAAACGAAGAGGAAAAACAACCTGCCGACTTAATATTCTGTTTGAGTACAGGAAAACTTCTACTGCCCACGGCTGTAGAAAACTGCCAAAACAGGGAAAAAAACCTGACAGTCAGGGGAAGGATAGGTGGCTAACTTTTGTGTCAACTGTCAAAACGTGATGAATGGATGCTGTTCTGGccccctccctgcccccccctccaTCGCAACCATCTCTGTCACCTCCCGCCGCCCATGGTTCAGTCATCCGAAAATTAATTTAGCGTGCCCGGGAATATAGATTAACGCTTTTTAAATTATCTGAGATGACGGACAACAGAGGTGGCAGGCAGAAATGGCATATGCTAATGGAAGACGGCGCCCAGCGTGGGGGGGGGCACACAAGTAAACATGATGAGGGCTAATGGCATTCAGGATGCCAACCAATCATTACTGACGCAATTAAGTGACTATGGAAATGACTCACGGTGGACAAACACGAGCATTCAGATTGCGGAGATGCCACGTAAATACTTTATATGCaacttccttttttttctttggcaGAGGTATTGAGAGAGGGATATAAAAAGACAAGCAGGAGGGGGATTAACTGAAAAGGTTGAGTTACTTTATTGTCTGCGGGTTGCAATTGTCTGCATCGCTTCTTTTTCTAATATCGGAAAAGAGTAGCCGCAGGTATTAACGCATTCAGCACGCATAGCCCTGGCTTTAGCAATCCGTCAGCTCCCCCTATTCTTTTATTTCCTGGCGCCTGGCTGTGGACCTCTCAAAACCTTTTACAAATCTACCTGGAggggagaaaaacaaaacattacactacactacatcaccacAACACCTCCACAACCTCCGGACCTCATCACCTCCATAACAAATGAGGATGAATGAGCACTGACCACGACTGTGGGAGTGAATGTCTGTCCCTTCTCCAGGACCATCAGGGTTGCGTTGTCCGGCAGTGTATGGAAGTAATCCTCCGTGTCCACTCCTGTGCCGTCCTCCTCCAGCACCAAGGCGCTCACGCAGGAGATGTGCAGGGCATCCATCACCTGGAAAGAGGACGATAAGACAgtcagtcagggaagccgacaaggggtgggcaaaggggtcggttgtcccgggcccagtaggGAGGGGGAGATTCAAAATCGGATCCGcatgcattacattgtatgtattgagtgggtgtGGTCTCACAGCTGAGTACACTACAAATGTTGCCGTGTCAATTCAACACCTGAGAGTCCATTCAACATCTACCGTTGGTGTGCACAGTAGATAGGGacgagggggcaaaggggacagttgtgccggccccagggagagagggcccagaattgggtcctcattacattgcatgaattggcaggggggccatttcagatggctttgtccttggccccggccaaagctgtttGCAGCCTTGAAGACAGTAGATTGATTTGAACAAAAAATCTATACCCGGAAGACCACAGGCCTCATCGATCCAAAGTATtctcaaaaaaaaatctaaacacaTACTGTTTATAATGTCTAGAGTAAAAAACAGGTCCATGATAGACACACGCATTCAATAATCCGATGTATTGCCTACAAAATCAATAAAGAAAGAACGAgcaagagtgggggagagagagagagagagagagagagagaaagcaagcaagagaaagagagagggagagagcactcAAATCTTGAAATCAAAAATGCTTACGAGTGGTTTTGGAAGCGATTTCGATTTTGAAACTGAAGTAGCATTATGAAAATGATTGTTCGGAACGCGCAATACTCTGATTGCATAAAATatggttggggagagagagagacattgggcACAGGGACCAGCCTGTCAACAAACCAatcattcaatctctctctctctctctctctctctctctctctctctctctctctctctctctctctctctctctctctctctctctctctctctctctctctctctctctcgttccactTCCTCTGAAACCACTCTGACTCACCCATCTCATTCCTTCTCAGCCCATTCTTTTATCTGTTACTGactcatgtctgtatgtgcgtatGACTTTGGgggcgtttttttttgttttttttaagagggggtgggggttggtggagAGTGGGGCAAAGGGAACTGTCAGTGACATCAAATACAGCCTATTCATGCTGTCTTTCCTTTCAAAAAAATACCCTTGCTCTGCATTCCCCCTGCTAGCATGCCAGCCCCAATGCCTCCCTGTTCCGtctctcttcttttgtctttCGGACGGTCATCCTCTCTTGTCTTTCtgtcccatctgtctgtctcctttcctgtctctctctctctggctgtctcttcatctgtatccccctctctatctgtctgtctgtttatgactctccccctgtctctctatgtctatgtgtgtttatgtctccCTTCAGCTCTCATCTTAGTTTCTCCCATCACCTTGTCCATCAGGTCAGCTAGGCTGTCTTCCATGATGCCCTTCTTGAGGGAACGGTTGGTGTtggccggtctctctctctctctctctctctctctctctctctctctctctctctctctctagctccctctctctctctctctctctctctctctctctagctccctctctctctctctctctctctctctctctctctctctctctctcactctctctctctctctgcctgcttgtctctctgtctgtgtgtctctctccctctgtgcgtCCGTGTCTGTCTCTCCCATTCTAGGTCGCCCATCACCTTGTCCATCAGGTCAGCCAGGCTGTCTGCCATGATGCCCTTCTTGACGGAGCGGTCGGCGTTGGCGACTCTGAAGGGGCGTTGGCGCGGGGTGCGGCCTGGCAGCAGCTGCTGGGTCACGGAGGCACTGGCTGCCACGCCGGCCGTCACACATCTGGTGgaggcaaacaaacacaaacagagcgTTGGCCTTACAGTAGGAGAGACAAATGAACAGACAGAAgtcacacagataaacacacaaagctcacacacacacacacacacacacacacacacacacacacacacacacacacacacacacacacacacacacacacacacacacacacctgcgttaTTGTAGGAGACAGGCATACAGAGAGATAAGAGACagacaaactcatacacacacacacgcgcgcgcgcgcgcacacacacacacacacacacacacacacacacacacacacacacacacacacacacacacacacacacacacacacacacacacacacacacacacacacacacaagcttgtcaCAAGCTTATAGTGACAGTCCTTGCTCGTGCGGATATCTCAATGTTAATCGGACACTCTGGGGAGGGTTGTACCCTTGTGTTAaatccctgttttaaaaaaaaacaaaaaaaacagagttgGCGATATGGGTAATGCCATCGCTGGCAAAGCCTTGAGCTGCCGCTGAGTGAGATAACATGGTGTGCCAACTACGGCTATCACATATGGTCCTACCTGGATATGGAGGTGGGGGTCAGCAGACTCAGGGATTTCTTGGCAATGTCCATAGTGTCACTGGAAGgtcctaaagagagagagagagagagagagagagagagagagagagagagagagagagagagagagagagagagagacagacagacagacagacagacagacagacagacagacagaggaagagagaatgggaGTGACAGGATGAGATATGGCAAGAATCAGGCAGACACACGAAAACAAAAAAAGGGATGCGTcaagaaggagggatagagatggacagagaaggagaaagacagagagaatggaAAAGAGGATGGGTGAAAGgtagggagagggaaaaaaatcgtCTTAGCCGGCGACTGTAGTGCATAGAAGGCCAGAACATATAAGGCTCCTGGAAGACCATTCTGATAACCCAGGCACAAAGAATACACCAAAATAGAATATCAAAATCAACAACCAACATTGGCACAGCACGCGGGCGTTTCATCTGGAAAGCATCAGAGGCACGATTTAAACGCCTCTGAATGGCGCATATTAAACCACAAACGCAGCACCCGGCTCCCCTTACAGCGATAAACCCTTCACGGACCAACAAGATTACAAAAATCAATTTTCACTCAATTCCCAACTCCATGTCTCCCCCCCTTCAACACATATCAGATCACTAAGCATATAAGGGGTGGCTGCGGCGTTCCCCATCCCCAATGAGCTTTCCAAAATACCTTTTTCTGCCTCTAAGGCATCAgtaaggagagaggaaaaaaaatcttGTGGCTTTTCACCAAACAGCTGGTGAAGCGCACCATTCCTGTAACCTCAATATCTTGATCTAATCCTGACAAGCGATAAGAGGCCTCGTCTGCCTTGGCACCCCCGGCTATTTAATGTGAAATACCTGGGAGGTcagattcctctctctctctctctctctctctcttgcgtgcttgctctgtcgctctctcgttttcgctctcttgctcttcacctctctctctctctctctctctgagacaaaTTGTTCCACTTCTGTGATGGGATCACTGTCAAAAGGAGAACGAAATAGTTTTTATATATCTGTACCAATGCCACCTCTTcagctctgcctctccctccctcccttcttccctccctcccctctcctctca from the Engraulis encrasicolus isolate BLACKSEA-1 chromosome 14, IST_EnEncr_1.0, whole genome shotgun sequence genome contains:
- the cidec gene encoding cell death activator CIDE-3; the encoded protein is MDIAKKSLSLLTPTSISRCVTAGVAASASVTQQLLPGRTPRQRPFRVANADRSVKKGIMADSLADLMDKVMDALHISCVSALVLEEDGTGVDTEDYFHTLPDNATLMVLEKGQTFTPTVVPANQIQTLPVRRGTTSSSRKDVAKFTFDLYKNHPKQFIGCLNVSATLYGIYSVSYNIRCYEAKRILKEALRWALFTMQTTGHLLLGTSCYMEALLEDEEELEPEPEPELCQHWAKGHLKAAEAGLVSRYLWGKSDA